One segment of candidate division WOR-3 bacterium DNA contains the following:
- a CDS encoding DHH family phosphoesterase, giving the protein MDDFLAHKYSVEFNIPIELALLISKRFPDYEIARDFLFPNRSQLKNPAELPDITRGVNNILEAIKKEKNILIYAHDDPDGYTSAVILHQTLCEIRRRDRPEIFIYPINREKDGYLLNPEVLKEYQAKGVKVLITVDFGISNPRNFFVAQELGLDLIICDHHETELNDFPVPAIDPKRRDSNYPFRELAGAGVTLKLSQFLYRAALGVTDDEFLRLKKELVVIAMIGTLADRVMPLNENRVLCYEGLKMFNEVNKPWTRYFLDRYPITIPQIFNEIIPLLQAAALKDSRLGVDFFLNSDFKGVVEELKKVEIQRRENIEYLFSMALDVAKVYPNVVIAVIPGNALAPEQFKMNNLGAVVSKLRDHFHRTAIGIIAKDKKCFAELRSHDINLFDFLNNARSLFIDYGGHKRASGFSMHEDNLDRFIEYATRAIPESNTEKTHLVPEITLDKSRIKLLEPLLPFGEGNPSPLLTDGIDLYTIDNRMNIIELGVWRT; this is encoded by the coding sequence ATGGATGATTTTCTCGCACACAAATATAGTGTGGAATTTAATATCCCGATAGAACTGGCACTGCTCATCAGCAAAAGGTTCCCTGATTATGAGATTGCCAGAGATTTTCTTTTTCCTAACCGGTCCCAGCTAAAAAACCCGGCGGAATTACCCGATATAACCAGGGGTGTTAATAATATCTTGGAGGCAATAAAAAAAGAAAAAAATATCCTCATCTATGCTCATGATGATCCTGACGGCTATACCTCAGCCGTTATCCTTCATCAAACCCTCTGTGAGATCCGACGCAGGGATCGGCCGGAAATATTCATTTATCCTATTAACCGGGAGAAAGATGGCTATCTTTTAAATCCCGAAGTCCTGAAAGAATACCAGGCAAAAGGTGTAAAAGTGTTGATCACCGTTGATTTCGGCATCAGCAATCCTCGGAATTTTTTTGTCGCTCAAGAATTGGGTTTGGATTTAATCATCTGCGACCATCATGAGACCGAATTGAATGATTTTCCTGTTCCCGCGATTGATCCCAAACGGCGTGATTCAAATTACCCATTCCGTGAACTCGCTGGGGCAGGTGTTACATTGAAATTGAGTCAGTTTCTCTATCGTGCTGCTTTAGGTGTAACCGATGACGAATTTTTAAGACTTAAAAAAGAGTTGGTGGTGATTGCAATGATCGGGACACTCGCTGACCGAGTAATGCCTCTCAATGAAAACCGCGTCCTTTGTTATGAAGGATTAAAAATGTTCAATGAAGTAAATAAACCATGGACAAGATATTTCCTTGACCGATATCCGATAACTATTCCTCAGATATTCAACGAGATCATTCCCTTGTTACAAGCTGCGGCTTTAAAGGATTCCAGGTTGGGGGTTGATTTTTTTCTCAACTCTGATTTTAAAGGAGTCGTTGAAGAATTAAAAAAAGTGGAAATCCAGCGCCGGGAAAATATTGAGTATCTTTTTAGCATGGCTTTGGATGTTGCCAAGGTATATCCAAATGTCGTCATCGCCGTAATCCCCGGCAACGCCTTAGCACCCGAACAATTCAAGATGAACAACCTGGGTGCAGTCGTTTCCAAACTGCGTGACCATTTCCACAGAACTGCCATTGGGATAATCGCCAAGGACAAAAAATGCTTTGCAGAATTACGATCCCATGATATCAACCTTTTTGATTTTTTAAATAACGCCCGAAGTCTGTTTATCGACTACGGCGGACATAAAAGGGCAAGCGGCTTCTCAATGCACGAAGATAATCTTGATAGATTCATAGAATATGCCACAAGGGCAATACCCGAATCCAACACAGAAAAAACCCACCTGGTCCCGGAAATCACTCTTGATAAATCCCGAATAAAACTCCTCGAGCCTCTCCTCCCTTTTGGCGAAGGCAATCCATCTCCTCTCTTGACCGATGGCATTGATTTATATACAATTGACAACCGGATGAATATCATAGAGCTTGGAGTATGGCGAACTTAA